From Hoplias malabaricus isolate fHopMal1 chromosome 11, fHopMal1.hap1, whole genome shotgun sequence, a single genomic window includes:
- the pepd gene encoding xaa-Pro dipeptidase, whose amino-acid sequence MAAPEEKAVYWLGKETLRVSAALFAENRRRLCEGLRGKESLHPKSLILLQGGEQKQRYCTDTDLIFRQESFFHWTFGVTEADCYGAIDVDTGKAFIFIPKLPESYATWMGEIYPREHFKEKYAVEEVHYTCDIADVLTSLKPSVLLTLRGVNTDSGSVTREASFEGISRFQVDNSLLHPVIVECRLIKTDMELEVLRYTNRISSEAHKEVMKHVKPGHKEYEMESLFRHYCYTRGGMRHTSYTCICGSGNNSSVLHYGHAGAPNDRTIQDGDMCLFDMGGEYYCYSSDITCSFPANGKFTPDQKAIYEAVLKSSRAVLAAIKPGVKWTDMHRLADRVHLEELVKIGLLCGNVDDMMKVHLGAVFMPHGLGHLLGIDVHDVGGYPEGTERVNEPGLKSLRMGRLLQKSMVLTVEPGIYFINHLLDEALASKLQCDFINTEVLADFRGFGGVRIEDDIVVTADGVELLTCVPRTVEEIEAFMADQNPDKCFSPAVSSEKF is encoded by the exons GAAAGCAGTGTACTGGCTGGGGAAGGAAACTCTTAGAGTGTCAGCTGCTCTGTTTGCAGAGAACCGCCGGCGTTTGTGTGAGGGACTTCGGGGTAAAGAGAGTCTTCATCCAAAATCATTGATTCTGCTTCAAGGAGGagaacaaaaacagagataCTGCACAGATACTGACCTCATCTTCAGACAG GAGTCATTCTTCCACTGGACATTTGGAGTGACTGAGGCTGATTGTTATGGAGCCATCGATGTGGATACAGGGAAAGCCTTCATCTTCATCCCCAAACTGCCAGAGAGCTATGCTACCTGGATGGGAGA GATTTATCCTAGAGAACATTTCAAGGAGAAGTATGCAGTGGAGGAAGTGCATTATACCTGTGAT aTTGCTGATGTTCTGACCAGCCTCAAGCCATCTGTCCTCCTCACACTG AGAGGTGTAAATACAGACAGTGGGAGTGTCACTCGTGAAGCATCTTTTGAAGGGATCAGTCG TTTCCAGGTCGACAACTCCTTACTGCATCCTGTAATCGTGGAATG TCGTTTGATTAAGACTGATATGGAGTTGGAGGTTCTGCGCTACACTAATCGCATTTCTAGTGAAGCTCACAAGGAG GTAATGAAGCATGTGAAGCCTGGACACAAGGAATATGAAATGGAAAG TCTCTTCAGGCACTATTGCTACACCCGTGGAGGAATGAGACACACCTCCTACACCTGCATCTGTGGAAG TGGAAACAACTCATCTGTTCTGCATTACGGCCACGCAGGCGCTCCTAATGACAGAACAATCCAGGATGGTGACATGTG CCTGTTTGACATGGGTGGAGAATATTACTGCTATTCCTCTGATATCACCTGCTCCTTTCCAGCCAATGGCAAGTTCACCCCTGATCAGAAGGCCATTTATGAAGCTGTACTCAAGTCCTCCCGTGCTGTCCTGGCTGCCATCAAACCAG GTGTAAAATGGACAGATATGCACCGTCTGGCTGACCGGGTTCACCTTGAGGAGCTGGTCAAAATCGGCCTGTTGTGTGGGAATGTGGATGACATGATGAAAGTCCACCTGGGTGCTGTTTTCATGCCCCATGGCCTTGGACATCTGCTGGGCATTGATGTCCATGATGTAGGAGGCTATCCAGAG GGTACTGAGAGAGTTAATGAGCCAGGATTAAAAAGCCTCCGTATGGGCCGTTTGCTTCAGAAGAGCATGGTCCTCACAGTGGAGCCAGGAATCTACTTCATCAACCATCTTCTGGACGAAGCTCTGGCATCAAAACTACAGTGTGACTTCATCAACACTGAAGTTCTGGCAGACTTCCGTGGATTTGGAGGG GTGCGCATTGAGGATGACATTGTAGTGACAGCTGATGGTGTGGAGCTGCTGACCTGTGTTCCTCGTACGGTGGAGGAAATTGAGGCCTTCATGGCAGATCAAAATCCTGATAAATGTTTCAGTCCTGCTGTTAGCAGTGAGAAATTCTAA